The Ochotona princeps isolate mOchPri1 chromosome 1, mOchPri1.hap1, whole genome shotgun sequence genome has a segment encoding these proteins:
- the FOXQ1 gene encoding forkhead box protein Q1, translated as MKLEVFAPRAAHGDNKPGGDLEGAGGSDAPSPLSSAAGDDSLGSDGDCAANSPAAGGENLAGSSERQGSASGEPDSEDQSAAAAGAGGSEAGAAGTGAGGAGSGEGARGKPYTRRPKPPYSYIALIAMAIRDSAGGRLTLAEINEYLMGKFPFFRGSYTGWRNSVRHNLSLNDCFVKVLRDPSRPWGKDNYWMLNPNSEYTFADGVFRRRRKRLSQRAPAPAPTLRPEEAPAAPASPRVRSPARAEGRASPAAKFSSSFAIDSILSKPFRSRRDRDEAAAPGAPLPWGATAAGASCQPLPAYPALLPAAPAGALLPLCAYGAAEPTLLGARGTEPPPPAPHLLLAPLSAPAKPFRGGPAAGAGGGGGSGAHLYCPLRLPAALQAASACGPGPHLPYQVETLLA; from the coding sequence ATGAAGCTGGAGGTGTTCGCCCCGCGCGCGGCCCACGGGGACAACAAGCCCGGCGGTGACCTAGAGGGCGCGGGCGGCAGCGACGCGCCGTCCCCACTGTCGTCGGCGGCCGGCGACGACTCTCTCGGCTCGGATGGCGACTGCGCTGCCAACAGCCCGGCAGCGGGCGGCGAGAACCTGGCGGGAAGCAGCGAGCGCCAGGGCAGCGCGAGCGGGGAGCCGGACTCCGAGGACCAGAGCGCGGCGGCGGCCGGGGCAGGGGGCTCCGAGGCCGGCGCCGCGGGGACCGGCGCGGGCGGCGCGGGAAGTGGCGAGGGCGCGCGCGGCAAGCCCTACACGAGGCGGCCCAAGCCCCCGTACTCGTACATCGCGCTTATCGCCATGGCCATCCGCGACTCTGCCGGCGGGCGCCTGACCCTGGCCGAGATCAACGAGTACCTCATGGGCAAGTTCCCTTTCTTCCGCGGCAGCTACACCGGCTGGCGCAACTCGGTGCGCCACAACCTGTCGCTCAACGACTGCTTCGTTAAGGTGCTGCGCGACCCCTCGCGGCCTTGGGGCAAGGACAACTACTGGATGCTCAACCCCAACAGCGAGTACACCTTTGCCGACGGGGTCTTCCGCCGCCGCCGCAAGCGGCTCAGCCAGCGGGCCCCGGCGCCGGCGCCAACCCTGCGGCCGGAGGAGGCCCCCGCCGCCCCGGCATCGCCCCGCGTGCGTTCTCCCGCCCGCGCGGAGGGGCGCGCCAGCCCCGCGGCCAAGTTCTCCAGCTCTTTCGCCATCGACAGCATCCTAAGCAAGCCCTTCCGCAGCCGCCGCGACCGGGACGAGGCCGCGGCCCCCGGGGCGCCCCTGCCGTGGGGCGCCACCGCCGCCGGGGCGTCCTGTCAGCCTCTGCCCGCCTACCCCGCGCTGCTGCCCGCCGCGCCCGCCGGGGCCCTGTTGCCGCTGTGCGCCTACGGCGCGGCCGAGCCCACGCTGCTGGGCGCTCGCGGGACCgagccgccgccgcccgcgcctCACCTCCTGCTCGCGCCCCTGTCCGCGCCCGCCAAGCCGTTCCGAGGAGGCCCCGCGGCCGGCgccggtggcggcggcggcagcggcgcgCACCTGTACTGCCCCCTGCGGCTGCCCGCGGCCCTACAGGCGGCCTCGGCCTGCGGGCCCGGCCCGCACCTGCCCTACCAAGTGGAAACGCTCCTGGCCTGA